DNA from Balneolaceae bacterium:
CTTTTGTCAGGGGCTGGAAACTCCGTGACGAGGTGCCCGAAATCCGCAAGCAGCAGTGCCGCCTATTCCATAGCGCAGGTGACGCGTGAAGCCGAGCATTGCGGCCACACCCGCCTGTGCAACTTCTGGAAGGGCCTGGCGGCCGCCGAAAGCTACCGTTACGCGCGGGCCGAGGACTACTTCAAAAAGGCAAAAAACGGTCCCTCGCTGCTTGAGTTCGACCTGCTTGCATCCATGAACAACCTGGCCCACGCCCTGGTAGAGCAGCACAAGCTGCAGGAAGCCATCCGCGTGGCAGCCCAGTCCATCCAGTGGAACAGCCTCCCAGCGGGCGCCCTATCTCATCCTGCAGCGGGCCCAGTTGCTGGCCGGCAACCGCGAGGAATCCATACTCGGCCCTGCAGGCCTACCTGGAACATCTCGAGGAGGACACCGTCGGCCAACCTGGACACCTATCTGGGAGCCAGCGAGGTGCATTACCTGATGGGCGAGCAGAAGCTGCGGGAGGGCAATTACGAAGGGAGCCTTCCACCACTACGAGCACCCACTATCAACCTGAAGGGCGGGAAGGTGGAGCAGCCGGTTCTCGAAAAGCTCTTCATCTACTCCATCGAGCTCAAGAACCGGGAGCAGTCCATTCGCTACTTCAACGATATCTTCCGGGAATACATCCCCGACAAGCTGGACGACGACATGTCGGCCCGCCTGCTGGAGTCGCTCTCCCTCTTCATGGACAACGAGTGGTACGACTTCGTCAGCGAGGTCTACGAAGAGCTGGTCAGCCCACAATCCCGGGCGACAACGAGCTGCTCCACGGCTGGATCAGCACCCTGATCAAAAACAAGGATATCGAAAAGGCGCAGTCGCTCATCACGGAAGGGCAAGAACAAGAAAAGGGCAGGCTGATGAGGCTCAGCCGGATGTTGCCGGTGCGTCAGTCGTCCGGGAAATCCGTCTTCTTGAGCTTGTTGCGTATGGTGCGGTCGGAGATCTGCAGCAGTTTGGCAGCCTCCTTCTGGTTGCCGCCGGTCCGTTCCAGCGCCTTCTTGATCATCTGCAGCTCCATCTCCTCGATGGGCAGCACGGGGATGTCGTTGATTACCTCCTGGGTGAGCGATTCGTCCACATTCTTGAAGAGGGGATTTTCAATGTGTTCCACTGGTGATCGGTATCGGAGCCCTGTGACATGATCACCCCGCGCTGGATGTAATTCTCGAGCTCCCGCACGTTACCCGGCCAGTCCTTCTTCTGCAGGCGGTCCATCAGCTCATCCGATACCTCCTTTTCCTCCATGTTGTTCTCCCGGCAGTACTTTGCAACGAAATGACGCTACCAGCAGGGGAATGTCTCCCGGCCGTTCACGCAGGGAGGGCATTTCGATGGGAAAGACGTTCAGCCGGAAATAAAGGTCCTTGCGGAAATCACCTTCGGTGATGGATGTCGCCGATGTCGCGGTTTGTCGTGGAGATGATGCGTACGTCCACCTTGCGCGGTTTCTGGCTGCCCACGCGCTGGAATTCCTTTTCCTGGAGTACGCGCAGCAGCTTCGCCTGCAGGGAGATGTCGATCTCGGTCACCTCGTCCAGCAGCAGGGTCCCTCCGTCTGCTTTCGCAAATGCCCCCTCGCGGTTCTCGATGGCCCCGGTGAACGCCCCTTTCTCGTGTCCGAAGAGCGTGCTCTCCACCAGCTCGCTCGGCAGGTTGGCGCAGTTGATCTTGATAAAGGGCTGGTCGGACCGGTTGCTCTGCTGCTGGATGAGGGAGGCGTAGACCTCCTTCCCGGAGCCGCTCTCCCCTGGATCATAACCGGGGCATTGGTAGGAGCGATCTGCGGGAGAATGTTCAGCAGTTTCTGAATCGCGGGGTCCTCGCCCACGAACCGTTGCGCCCCGGGCTCCTTCTCCTTTGCCTGGTCAACGGATGCCTCCTTCGTCTTGCCGTCTTCCGGAGACCTGGTCCTCCTCGGGCGGCAGGGTGCGGGCGTGGGCGTTGCCGTTTCGGCTTTTGAAATACTGGTTCACACGTGAGAGGAACTCCCGGCCGCTGAAAGGCTTGGTGATATAGTCGAAGGCGCCCTTGCGTATGGAGCGCACGGAGTGGCTGATGTTGCCGAAGCCGGTGATCAGTATGACGCCCGTTTCCGGGTAGTTTCGAAGCACGTGGTTGAGTACGTCGTCCCCGGTCATCTCGTCCATCTTGACGTCGGTGATGATCAGGGCAGGGCTTGCGCTCCTTAAGCTCCTCGATGGCTTGGGCCGGGTTCTGGTAGGCGTCCACCTGGTAGTCGTTCAGGGCCAGGTGTTCCTGCATGTAGTTCAGAATATGCGGGTCGTCGTCAATGACGAATATTTTCTCCTTCTTCATCCCTGCCGTTGATTGCTATTGTGGAATTGGAGCGCTCGGCACGGTTGGCCGCCGTGCTTCCATGTACGTATGCACTAATACGGACTCTACGCCTATATTGCAAGCGCCGCAGTGATAGAACAAGAGAGGCTGGAGAGGGGAATGTTACAAAAAAACCACCGGCGTAAGCGTGATCAGAGATCGCGGATTTCACGGCTGATCTTGTCGGCCACGTCGCGCACCACCGAGGGATTCTTCACCAGGTATTCGCGGTACTCGGGATTTAGGCTGCGCTCGCCTGAGGACTCGTCGATGCCGGGCATGGAGGAGAGCACGCTTTCCAGGGAGTCGAGATCCTTCTGCATAAGGTTGCCCACCTCCTGGTGAACTTCCTCGCGGTTGTACTCGCCCTGCTGGATCTTGCGTTTGATCTTCTTGAGGGAGGAAAGGGAGTCGGCCTCCAACTTGGAAAGCACATTACGTGCGAATTCCACCTCGCCCTTGAATTCGGGGCCGGAGGCGGTGAACGTGTCGGAAGGGCTGCCGGCCTTGGAGGAAGGCCGGGCGGAATCGGTTCCGCTCTTGGAGACGGGCTGCTTGTCCCGGGTCTTGCGAATACCCTTGTCGGGATAGCCGCCCTTGTTAACCTTGTTGATATCCATAGCTAGCCATGCGATTTACGATCGATGATCCTGCTCCTGCCAGCGGACGTGGCGGAACGGTTGGCCAGGTATCGGTCCCTCGCCTTGCCGTGGCGCCCCACCTCTTTCAAAGCATCCATGCGGCTCTGCCGCAACATATGCAATTTTTTATTCAGATGCTTTTCAAGCGTTTCCAGCTGCTCGAAGAGAGCAGTAACCTCGTAGGTCTCCTTATCGTCAAGATCAGGGGGAAACTTAAACGAATCCTCCAGGAAGGCGATCTCCTCGGCCCGCTCGCGGTAGAGCCGCTCGATCAGGTCGAGTTCGGGATCCTCGCCGCGGAGTTCGTGCAGCAGGTCCAGCCCTTTCTTGTAGATGGTAGTCGAGGTGGGAGTAGAGGGTGCTCATGGCATGTGGAAGTTGGTTCCCGGAAGACCGGGCAATAGTGGAATTAGCCGCCGAGGCCCAGCTTGCTCTGGAAATTCAGCACCTGGTTGTACTGGTACTGGCCCTTGGTAATGGCCTGGTTGAGGCGTGCGAATTCGTCACGCAGCTGTTCCTCCTTGCGGGCGAGGAAGTCGTCTTCGTCGGCTATGCGGTCATCGAGACGGTCGATTTTGCGGTCGAAGCTCTCCTCGATGCCCGAGAAGATGCTGTCGGTGCCGGTGATGTAAGCCTCGATGGTCTGGTTGAGGACGGTGGCGATGCCGTCGGTGTCGGCAGAAAACAGATCGCCTACCTGTGAGGGTTTGGTTTTCAGGGCGTCCTTGAGCTTGTCCATGTCGGCAATCTCCATGGTGCCGTCCTGCTGGAAGTCGATGCCGATGTCGCCCAGGCTGCTGATGTCATTGCCGCTGAGGCTGTCCACGGGAAGCAGGGCCTCCTGTCGGAGGGTGAGGCTCAGGTTGCGGATGGAACGTTCGTCCTGCAGCACGCCGCGGTCGCCGGTCTCACCGTTCAGAAAGGTCTTTTTGCGTATGATGCTGTTGACCTCGTTGAACTTGGATACAAACTCCTCGACGTTCTTGACGGCCGCCTCGGTGTCTCGGCTTACGGTGATTTTCTCGGTGCCGGTATTGGCCTGGTTCAGCTCGAAGGTGAGCCCGTCAACCACATCGTTGACCAGGTTGGAGGAGCGCTCGAAGGCGATGTTGTCCACGGTGAACTTGGCGTTGAGCTGGTCGGCCGTATATTCGTTGGCCAGGTTGATAGCCGACAGGTCACCCGATGCGTTGGCGATGGAAATGCGGCTCTCCTCGCCCGACTCCAGGCTTTTGAAGGAGAGGCGGGAGGTGCCGTCCCCAATGGCGTAGACCGAGGCGTCCACCTGGTCTCCGGCCTGGGCCTCCACCTCGTCGGCCACCGCCTGCAGCACCTGGTCGTTGGTCAGGCCGGTGGTGTCGATGTTGATGGTCATGGCGCTGCCGCTGCCGATGGTAAGCTCGAAGGAGCCGCTTCCGCTGCCCGCCAGGTCGCTCCCCCCGTCCGCAAAGGCGTCGGAGATCACCAGGTCCTGCTTGGCGAGCTGGGTGACATCGATGTTGTAGCTGCCGGGGTTGTCGATGCCGGCGACCGAAACCACGCTTACGGCGTCGGTGTTGGAACTGCTGCCCGCCAGCGGGGAGAACTTGTCGCCGGCGTTGCTGGCGAAGGACTCCATCAGGGAGTTCAGCGAGGAGAGCTTGGAGTCGATATCCGACAGCGCCGTCTGCTTCTTGGTAATGGCGGACTTGTCCTGCTGGAGCTGCAGTTTCTTCTGCCCTTCCAGCTGCAGGAGCTGGCGGATGGTGCTCTCATAAGGGTTGGTCTGGGAAAGAAGTGAGCTCGTGCTGATCATACCAGGAATCCGTTTCCGTTGGGGGTATTTGCCTGTTCCCTGTTCTTCACGACGCCTTCAATCCAGGCTTCGCGAATCGGTTCCAGGAGCTCGCGTACCTCCTCGAACTTCCGCTCGCGGGACATCCGTTGGCAGTACTCGTAAAGCCCGTATAGATTGCCGGAGATCTCGTAGTCGAAATTCAGCGACTTGATCAGGGCTGCGAGCACCTGGTATAGCCGCTCCTCGTCCTCCTTGTAGCAGGCCTGGATGGCGAAATCATACAATTTCGTTACCAGTTCCGCGGGGGAGGCGTTCTTTACGGCCTGTCGCTGGTATTGCAACTGGGGATCTTTCATGGTTCTGCGTGTTTTATAAGGGTTTCTATCAGGGTTCTGTAGAACTTATCGTCTTCGCGCACCCCCACTTAAGCGAAAAATCCAGGACGATTTTGCATGGCGGATGCTACCCAGGAATTCGAGCACGTACTGGGGACTGGTATTGGCTTGGGCCAGGGCGGAGGTGGCCGTCTGCTGCATGATCTGCAGCTTCACGGACTCGCTCTGGATCCTGGCGAAGTCGGCGTCCTGGATGCGGCTGCGCGCCGCCGAGTTGGCCGCAATGGCCTGCGCCAGGTTTTCCTGCCTGATCGAAAGGGACCTCTGGTCGATGCCCAGCTGGTTGACGGTGCCAGCCAGGGTGTCCATGGCCGTGTCCACATCGCCCAGAAAGGTGTTGAAGGTGCCCTGGGTGGCGTCGGTCAGCGTGATGCCGGTGGTGTCGCTGGCGGCGCTCACCGCCGCGCTGGTCGCAGAGAAGAAATCGTCTGCCCGCGAGGTGGCGATGCTGACAGCTTTGGTGTCTGGAGATCCCTCGCCCACCTGGAAGGTAAAGCTGGCGCCGTCCATCAGGGCCGTGCCCTGGAAAGACGTCTGGTCGGCGATATCGTTGATCTCCTGGCTGAGTGCCTCGATATGGTCTTTGATGTAGCCGCGTTCGGTGGCCCCGAGGGTGTCGTTGGCGCCCTGGGTGGCCAGGGACTTCATCTCCACCATGATGTCTGAAAGGGAGTTGAATCCCGACTCCGCGATGTCCAGCATGGATTTGGCGTCGCCCACGTTGCGCTGTGCCTGCTCCAGGCCCGAGATGCGGCTGGAAAGCTTGGCTGCAATGCTGAAGCCCGCGGCATCGTCCTCGGCCCGGTTGATCCTCAGGCCTGTGGAAAGCATGTACTGGTAGCGGGCGAGCCGGTCGTTGATCTTATTGAGAGAATACTGCGAGAGGCCTGCAGGTTGGTGTTCACCCGGTTGAAATCTCCAAATGACACGGTGTCCGTCGTTCGGTTAAGGGTAAAACAACCCCACCCGGAGCCCGTATTGGATCCGGAGGATCAGTTGTCGCGTAATTACCTCTTGCGCCGAAGCGGACTGCCCGTCAGGGCTTCTGCTGCATAATCCCATTATCGTCGGAACTCCTCAAAGCTTAAACAGCCTGGGGCATGTGAGCCCTGCGGCCTGGTGTCGCAACCATATAAAAAAAGGGAGCGGGGATTACCCGCTCCCTTATCAGGTACCCTGGATAGAGCCCTGAACCCTAGCCGAGGAACCCGAGTACCGCTTGGGGACTCGTGTTGGCTTGGGCCAGCGCAGAGGTAGCCGTCTGTTGCATGATTTGAAGTTTGACCGATTCACTTTGAATCTTGGCGAAGTCGGCGTCCTCAATGCGGCTGCGTGCCGCGGAGTTGGACGTGATGGCCTGGGACAGGTTCTCCTGCCGGATGGACAGGGAGTTCTGCTCGATACCCATCTGGTTGGTGTTGGTGGCCACGCGGTTGATGGCGTCGTCGATTTCGTCCAGGAAGCTGTTGAAATCGCTCGCGGCCGATCCGGCCAGGGTAGAGCGTTCCGCCGCCGGACGACTCGAAGAGGTTGTCCACGGACATGTCCATCAGCTCCACTGTCTTGGTGTCGCCGGAGCCCTCGCCCACCTGGAAGGTGAGTGAGATACCCTCGTGGGCGGCCCATCTCCTACCTGGGTACCTACGTTGTTGTCGTTGGTCCCGAAGGTGCCCGAGACATCGGTGGTACCTTTGAGCAGGTCGGTGCCCTGGAAGGTGGTGGCGTCGACAATGCTGTCGATTTCCGCTCCCAGCGATTCGATCTGATCTTTAATGTAGCCGCGTTCGGTGGCTCCGAGGGTGCCGTTGGCGCCCTGGGTGGCCTTCGACTTCATCTCGACCAGGATGTCCATGATCGAGTTGACGCCGGTTTCGGCCACGTCGAGCATGGACTTGGCGTCCCCCACGTTGCGCTGTGCCTGCTCCCAGGCCGGCGATGCAGCCCGAGAGCTTGGATGCGATGCTGAAGCCGGCGGCGTCGTCCTCGGCCCGGTTGATCCGGAGCCCGTGGACAGCTTGAGCTGGTTGTCGGCCAGCCGGCTGTTGATTTTATTGAGTGAATACTGCGAGGACAAGGCCTGCAGGTTGGTATTCACCCTGTTGATATCTCCAAAAGACATAATATGAGAGATTTAGGGTTCGGATTAACCGCCCAGGAAGCCGAGTACGGCCTGCGGGCTGGTGTTGGCTTGGGCCAGGGCGAAGGTGGCCGTCTGCTGCATGATCTGCAGCTTCGCGGACTCGCTCTGGATCTTGGCGAAGTCGGCGTCCTGGATACGGCTTCGGGCCGCGGAGTTGGACGTGATCGCCTGGGACAGATTCTCCTGCCGGATGGACAGGGAGTTCTGGTCGATGCCCATCTGGTTGGTGACGCCGGCTACCGTTTCGATGGCCGTGTCGATGTTCCCGATGAAGCTGCGGAACTCCGAGGCCGTAGCGTCAGAGTCTATCTTCAGCTCACCGCGCGCTTCCGTGCTGGTATCGTTGGAGGTGTCGTGGTCGAAAACACCAATGTTGTTGGCACCCGAGGGATCGGTGTCGATGAGCCCCGAAAACAGGGTGTTAACAGCCAGCGCGTCGATGTCCACCTGCTTGGTGTCGCCGGAGCCCTGGCCCACCTGGAAGGTAAAGGACTGGGTTCCGGTACCGTCGGCGTCGCCGTCGGCGTCCGTTCCGTTACCTTCAAGCATCTTGGTGCCCTGAAACTCGGTGGAGTCGACAATGCTGTTGATCTCGGTGGCCAGGGCTTCGAGCTGGTCGGCAATGTAGCCGCGCTCGGTGTCACCGATGGAGTCGGTACCGGCCTGGGTGGCCTTCGACTTCATCTCGACCAGGATGTCCATGATCGAGTTGACGCCGGTTTCGGCCACGTCGAGCATGGACTTGGCGTCCCCCACATTGCGTGAGGCCTGCTCCAGGCCGGCGATGCGGCCCGAGAGCTTGGATGCGATACTGAAGCCGGCGGCGTCGTCCTCGGCCCGGTTAATCCGGAGGCCGGTGGACAGCTTGAGCTGGTTGTCGGCCAGCCGGCTGTTGATTTTGTTGAGCGAATACTGCGAGGACATAGCCTGCAGGTTGGTATTCACTCTGTTGATATCTCCGAAAGACATAATGGGTCCTCCTTAGATTAGGGTTGGGATTAACCGCCCAGGAAGCCGAGTACGGCCTGCGGGCTGGTGTTGGCTTGGGCCAGGGCGCTGGTCGCGGTCTGCTGCATGATCTGCAGCTTCACGGACTCGCTCTGGATCTTGGCGAAGTCGGCGTCCTGGATACGGCTTCGGGCCGCGGAGTTGGACGTGATCGCCTGCGACAGATTCTCCTGCCGGATGGACAGGGAGTTCTGGTCGATGCCTAGCTGGTTGACGGTGCCGGCAAGAGTGTCGATGGCCGAGTCGATGTTATCCAGGAAGGTGTTGAAGGTGCTCCTGGTGGCATCGGTCAGCGTGATGCCGGTGGTGTCGCTGGAGGCGCTCACCGCTGAGCTGGCCGTCGAAAAGAAGTCGTCGGCCCGCGAGGAGGCGATGCTCACCGACTTGGTGTCGCCGGAGCCCTCGCCCACCTGGAAGGTGAGGCTGGCGCCGTCCATCAGGGCCGTGCCCTGGAAGGTGGTCTGGTCGGCGATTTCGTTGATCTCCTGGCTGAGCGCCTCGATCTGCGTTTTGAGATAGCCCCGCTCGGTGGAGCCGAGGGAGTCGTTGGCGGCCTGGGTGGCCTTGGACTTCATCTCCACCATGATGTCCATCAGGGAATCGAAGCCCGATTCCGCGATGTCCAGCATGGACTTGGCATCTCCTACGTTGCGCTGTGCTTGCTCCAGGCCGGCGATGCGGCCCGAGAGCTTGGATGCAATACTGAAGCCGGCGGCGTCGTCCTCGGCCTTGTTGATCCTCAGGCCGGTGGACAGCTTGAGCTGGTTGTCGGCCAGCCGGCTGTTAATTTTGTTGAGTGAATACTGCGAGGACAAGGCCTGCAGGTTGGTGTTCACTCTGTTGATATCTCCAAAGGACATAGTGGTTACCTCTGCGCTTTTGGATTAGTTGTTGGTTATCCACCGCCCAGGAATCCGAGAACGGCCTGGGGGCTGGTGTTGGCTTGGGCCAGGGCGGAGGTCGCGGTCTGCTGCATGATCTGCAGCTTTACGGACTCGCTCTGGATCTTCGCGAAGTCGGCGTCCTGGATACGGCTGCGTGCCGCGGAGTTGGACGTGATGGCTTGCGAAAGGTTTTCCTGCCGGATGGACAGGGAGTTCTGGTCAATTCCAATCTGGTTGACGGTGCTGGCAAGGCTGTCGATGGCCGTGTCAATGTCGCTCAGCACGCCGTTGAAGGTGCTGCGCGTGGCATCGGTCAGTGTAATGCCGTCGTCGGTATCGGTGGCGCTGATGGCCGCACCCGTACTGAAGAGGTCGTCCGCCCTGGAGGCGCTAATGCTCACAGATTTGGTGTCGCCGGAGCCTTCGCCCACCTGGAAGGTGAGGCTGGCGCCGTCCATCAGG
Protein-coding regions in this window:
- a CDS encoding flagellin, whose translation is MSFGDINRVNTNLQALSSQYSLNKINSRLADNQLKLSTGLRINKAEDDAAGFSIASKLSGRIAGLEQAQRNVGDAKSMLDIAESGFDSLMDIMVEMKSKATQAANDSLGSTERGYLKTQIEALSQEINEIADQTTFQGTALMDGASLTFQVGEGSGDTKSVSIASSRADDFFSTASSAVSASSDTTGITLTDATRSTFNTFLDNIDSAIDTLAGTVNQLGIDQNSLSIRQENLSQAITSNSAARSRIQDADFAKIQSESVKLQIMQQTATSALAQANTSPQAVLGFLGG
- a CDS encoding flagellin, whose amino-acid sequence is MSFGDINRVNTNLQALSSQYSLNKINSRLADNQLKLSTGSGSTGPRTTPPASASHPSSRAASPAWEQAQRNVGDAKSMLDVAETGVNSIMDILVEMKSKATQGANGTLGATERGYIKDQIESLGAEIDSIVDATTFQGTDLLKGTTDVSGTFGTNDNNVGTQVGDGPPTRVSHSPSRWARAPATPRQWS
- a CDS encoding flagellar export chaperone FliS; amino-acid sequence: MKDPQLQYQRQAVKNASPAELVTKLYDFAIQACYKEDEERLYQVLAALIKSLNFDYEISGNLYGLYEYCQRMSRERKFEEVRELLEPIREAWIEGVVKNREQANTPNGNGFLV
- a CDS encoding flagellin, giving the protein MAGSAASDFNSFLDEIDDAINRVATNTNQMGIEQNSLSIRQENLSQAITSNSAARSRIEDADFAKIQSESVKLQIMQQTATSALAQANTSPQAVLGFLG
- the fliD gene encoding flagellar filament capping protein FliD, coding for MISTSSLLSQTNPYESTIRQLLQLEGQKKLQLQQDKSAITKKQTALSDIDSKLSSLNSLMESFASNAGDKFSPLAGSSSNTDAVSVVSVAGIDNPGSYNIDVTQLAKQDLVISDAFADGGSDLAGSGSGSFELTIGSGSAMTINIDTTGLTNDQVLQAVADEVEAQAGDQVDASVYAIGDGTSRLSFKSLESGEESRISIANASGDLSAINLANEYTADQLNAKFTVDNIAFERSSNLVNDVVDGLTFELNQANTGTEKITVSRDTEAAVKNVEEFVSKFNEVNSIIRKKTFLNGETGDRGVLQDERSIRNLSLTLRQEALLPVDSLSGNDISSLGDIGIDFQQDGTMEIADMDKLKDALKTKPSQVGDLFSADTDGIATVLNQTIEAYITGTDSIFSGIEESFDRKIDRLDDRIADEDDFLARKEEQLRDEFARLNQAITKGQYQYNQVLNFQSKLGLGG
- a CDS encoding flagellin, producing the protein MLSTGLRINRAEDDAAGFSIAAKLSSRISGLEQAQRNVGDAKSMLDIAESGFNSLSDIMVEMKSLATQGANDTLGATERGYIKDHIEALSQEINDIADQTSFQGTALMDGASFTFQVGEGSPDTKAVSIATSRADDFFSATSAAVSAASDTTGITLTDATQGTFNTFLGDVDTAMDTLAGTVNQLGIDQRSLSIRQENLAQAIAANSAARSRIQDADFARIQSESVKLQIMQQTATSALAQANTSPQYVLEFLGSIRHAKSSWIFRLSGGARRR
- a CDS encoding flagellin, producing MSFGDINRVNTNLQALSSQYSLNKINSRLADNQLKLSTGLRINKAEDDAAGFSIASKLSGRIAGLEQASRNVGDAKSMLDIAESGLDSVMDILVEMKSKATQGANDSLGSTERGYIKTQIEALSEEINKIADQTTFQGTALMDGASLTFQVGEGSGDTKSVSISASRADDLFSTGAAISATDTDDGITLTDATRSTFNGVLSDIDTAIDSLASTVNQIGIDQNSLSIRQENLSQAITSNSAARSRIQDADFAKIQSESVKLQIMQQTATSALAQANTSPQAVLGFLGGG
- a CDS encoding flagellin, encoding MSFGDINRVNTNLQAMSSQYSLNKINSRLADNQLKLSTGLRINRAEDDAAGFSIASKLSGRIAGLEQASRNVGDAKSMLDVAETGVNSIMDILVEMKSKATQAGTDSIGDTERGYIADQLEALATEINSIVDSTEFQGTKMLEGNGTDADGDADGTGTQSFTFQVGQGSGDTKQVDIDALAVNTLFSGLIDTDPSGANNIGVFDHDTSNDTSTEARGELKIDSDATASEFRSFIGNIDTAIETVAGVTNQMGIDQNSLSIRQENLSQAITSNSAARSRIQDADFAKIQSESAKLQIMQQTATFALAQANTSPQAVLGFLGG
- a CDS encoding helix-turn-helix domain-containing protein, translating into MEHIENPLFKNVDESLTQEVINDIPVLPIEEMELQMIKKALERTGGNQKEAAKLLQISDRTIRNKLKKTDFPDD